A DNA window from Equus quagga isolate Etosha38 chromosome 21, UCLA_HA_Equagga_1.0, whole genome shotgun sequence contains the following coding sequences:
- the CLDN17 gene encoding claudin-17, with translation MAFYPVQIAGLVLGFLGMVGTLATTLLPQWRVSAFIGSNIIVFERLWEGLWMNCVRQARVRLQCKFYSSLLALPPALEAARALMCVAVALSLIALVIGICGMKQIQCTGSNERTKAYLLGTSGVLFILTGIFVLIPVSWTANIIIRDFYNPAINIGRKRELGAALFLGWASTAVLFIGGSLLCAFCCCNRKKQRLRYPAPGHFVPHTDK, from the coding sequence ATGGCATTTTACCCTGTGCAAATTGCTGGACTGGTTCTTGGGTTCCTCGGCATGGTCGGGACTCTTGCCACCACCCTTCTGCCGCAGTGGAGAGTATCAGCTTTTATTGGCAGCAACATTATTGTCTTTGAAAGGCTCTGGGAAGGGCTCTGGATGAACTGCGTCCGACAAGCCAGGGTCAGGTTGCAGTGCAAGTTCTATAGTTCTTTACTGGCTCTCCCACCTGCCCTAGAAGCAGCCCGGGCCCTCATGTGTGTGGCCGTTGCTCTCTCCTTGATTGCTTTGGTTATTGGCATCTGTGGCATGAAGCAGATCCAGTGCACGGGATCTAACGAGAGGACTAAAGCGTATCTTCTGGGAACGTCTGGAGTGCTCTTCATCCTGACGGGCATCTTCGTTCTGATTCCGGTGTCCTGGACAGCCAATATCATCATCAGAGATTTCTACAACCCAGCCATCAACATAGGTCGGAAACGAGAGCTGGGAGCAGCGCTTTTCCTCGGCTGGGCAAGCACCGCTGTCCTCTTCATTGGAGGGAGTCTGCTATGTGCGTTCTGCTGTTGCAACAGAAAGAAGCAAAGGCTTAGATATCCAGCCCCTGGACATTTTGTGCCACACACAGATAAGTGA